The sequence AGAGTCATTGCTATTACCCAACACTAATAATTGAGATTAGGAACTCTGTCTTAAATATATGAAAGTCTTATGGTCATCTTTATAGTTCTCTGTAAGTGACAATGTGTGTTTACTTCTCATagcaaaattaaaattgaaaatttgatGAAATATATTCAAGTAATCCTAAATACATAAGATGTGCTTCACTTTTTAAATATTGAAACACAACTGAAATATAAAATGGTGACAATATTATTGAACTTGTAAAAAGaagtatattttatatttgtagTCTCATTTTATGTATCAtagcacatatatatataggctCTATCAAAAAAAGTTCAAAGTAATGTGTTTGGTAAGGGAAATCAAATTCAtggtttgaaggaattttaaaaaaataattaacatttTAGAGGAGCTATTTGGATTCTTTGGAAACTAAAAATAATGGTGTCTTCTTGAATCTCTTCTATGATAACTCTAGAAGCCATGTTTCATGGACAATTATATCTCTTGCTCAATTAGTGTTCAGATTGTGTAGTTTTTTGGTGTTAGTTCATAATATTTAAGCCGAATCTTCTTATTTAATTGTTCAAGTGTTTTTTTCATTATCGTTTGACAGTACAATATTGATTaaaaattttctctttttaatgGATATTGAATGCAACTCTTTTTGGTGGAGTAGCATTAGGCGTTGCTGATAAATATTTTCTCTCAAAGTTTAACACATTTGAGATATTTATTGTGTGAGGTTAGAATTTCACCCTTATTGAGTTTGAAGCTTCATTATAATGACTTAATTAACAATATAAAGTGTCAAGTTCAGACATGTTACAtcacctattttattttttatgaaacatTGTTGTTGGTTTTTTTAGATGGAGAAATATCTACTACAACACTTGGATGAAGAATTGAGGCGTTTACAAAGTATGACCCAACAGATGGAAGAGTGTATTCATTCAAAGAATCACGAGGTTGATAGATTGCTGGAAGTAATTTTGAGGGCAGAGGAGGGTAGAAAAAATTCAAcgaatcaaatttttttttagtttagcaacaacaattgataaaataaatagttttgaaggTCAATGTTCAAAGGGGCATATGCAAACCGGTTTGGCGGAGAGTAACATGGAAAAAGATGCTAAACAATTTCAGATGAAGCAATCTAATGTTGGTGAAGTGAAAACTAATGTAATGACTTCAATTGAATGTGTAGATGGTAAACCAGTAAATAGTAGTGAGAGTGAGGTGAAGTTTGTCTCTAATTTGAAAAGGAGTGGTAATGTGATTGAAGGTGAAAGTTCAAGTGGAAAGCGTTGTAGGACTGTGCCAAGCCGTATACCCTCTTTTACCCAATTTGGGCGAACATTGAAGGATTTAGGACACATTAAGGTTAACTATTGAGAACATATAATATCTAATTGCTCTACTTTGTTCATTATTATGTTGTGTAAATTGGAGACAAATGGTTTAGAATTTCAGTTTTTTgttgaatttcataattttgtgttTGCTCTTTGTTAGGGGATTGATGGTGTTGAAATAAGAGGATCTCAAAAGTCATTATCAGCTTGTAAATTATCAGTTAGACAAAGTTCATGTGTTAAGGTATTGAATCATTCTTTCTTAATATATTTAGAGtgaattttttttgttctttttcccaattagataataaatattgaaaatgttaaatatatatcttttcaTGTACAGGGTGTGTCTGAGATATGTCCTGTTGGTCACGATACTAGTAGTGGGTTAGATGTTTTGGAACTTTGTAATTTGAAGGAGAAGAAGGACGTTGGAccttttaaagttaatgtttCACTAGTTGATGTTGAGATGGATAAGATAATCTCGTATTTGTTTGAGAAGAGCTTAAAATCAAGGTATATATCGCCTGTactatgttttttctttttataataataaaaaaaaaacagtagttATTTTGCTATTTAAAAGTGTGTGAAGAAGTGAGATGTCAAATATGTCAATTCTAgtgttgatattttatttagataatgatgttttttattattttagggtaaatggcggcaaaaccaccaatactttcgttttagtttcattaaacccccacaacccaaatttctgCGGGTAAACCCCCAATACTCGGgttctgttagcaatttaacacttCTGTCTAAATTTAGCTGTTAACTGCCAAGTTGGattgtccacgtggacacaatatacacgtggcacaattttattggtccacctaaaaaattattttaaaaaaaaaaaaaaactaatttaaaattaaaaaaaatatataaataaaaaattaaataattttttttttcttttttttgtctttttttttttcctttctttctttttctttttctttcttgcaAACAGTCTTTCTCGATCCCCCTCTCTCTCAGCACTCGATCCCCACCTCTCTCAATCTCAGCCATCACTCTCGCTCTATCACTCTGCCCAGACCACCGCCCACACCAGAACCACCCTTACTCCGCCCAGACCACCCTTCCTCCACCCAGACCACCACATCTGCCCACCACAACCGAACTGCCCACACCACCAAAACCACATCTACACACCAAAACCATCACCGAAACCTCTTTTTCAGATCCAAACAAAACCCCACATCCAGATCTAAACACATCAAAGAGACTTCAGATTAAAGAGAAATAAAATCGCAACTACGGAGAAAGAAAATCGCAAGGGCGA is a genomic window of Cannabis sativa cultivar Pink pepper isolate KNU-18-1 chromosome 9, ASM2916894v1, whole genome shotgun sequence containing:
- the LOC133031129 gene encoding uncharacterized protein LOC133031129; its protein translation is MQTGLAESNMEKDAKQFQMKQSNVGEVKTNVMTSIECVDGKPVNSSESEVKFVSNLKRSGNVIEGESSSGKRCRTVPSRIPSFTQFGRTLKDLGHIKGIDGVEIRGSQKSLSACKLSVRQSSCVKVLNHSFLIYLE